A window of Streptomyces sp. NBC_00289 contains these coding sequences:
- a CDS encoding Pycsar system effector family protein yields the protein MAAVLLLLVARPRLGGDDRASFPYWARLDDAEILASMDGDTRAARIRVLSTIAVAKFTQLRRAVNQRST from the coding sequence GTGGCTGCGGTCCTGCTGCTCCTAGTCGCTCGGCCCCGCCTCGGCGGCGACGACCGCGCCAGCTTCCCCTACTGGGCACGACTGGACGATGCCGAGATCCTGGCGAGCATGGACGGCGACACCCGAGCCGCCCGCATCCGAGTCCTGTCCACGATCGCCGTCGCCAAGTTCACGCAGCTACGACGCGCGGTCAACCAGCGGTCAACCTGA
- a CDS encoding RRQRL motif-containing zinc-binding protein: MAVDVDPHGPGDGSLPVFRWKQAGRATLATRRQLREMGLRPGGQELVARIECRGGKRFAWLYRIDLAQPKFAMTLAKEAALDKAMAKRQTCPGPCGRRYLHCLPLKTLGSCLECFDGTPAAPGTYTLPAATTTHHLAA; encoded by the coding sequence GTGGCGGTCGACGTCGACCCGCACGGCCCCGGCGACGGCTCCTTACCGGTCTTCCGGTGGAAGCAGGCCGGGCGCGCCACCCTCGCGACCCGCCGCCAGCTGCGGGAGATGGGACTGCGCCCCGGCGGCCAGGAGCTCGTCGCACGGATCGAGTGCCGCGGCGGCAAGCGCTTCGCGTGGCTGTACCGGATCGACCTGGCGCAGCCGAAGTTCGCGATGACGCTCGCGAAGGAAGCCGCGCTCGACAAGGCGATGGCCAAGCGCCAGACATGTCCCGGCCCCTGTGGCCGGCGGTACCTCCACTGCCTCCCGCTGAAGACCTTGGGGTCCTGCCTGGAGTGTTTCGACGGGACCCCCGCCGCACCCGGCACCTACACCCTGCCCGCCGCCACCACCACCCATCACCTTGCCGCCTGA
- a CDS encoding acyltransferase, giving the protein MASGAQVRRQVLGLDGLRGLAALYVVLFHCWLYTFPGYPDSSAPPWLDMLMFGRLAVVFFLVLSGFSLAISPARHGWRSDGVAQFLRRRAWRILPPYWAALAMSLIISWFVVPASHFGEPTGASIAVYGLVAQDMFAAPTPNGAFWSIGVEAELYLLFPLLLFVRRRWNATILAACVTLPVIAGVLMAADASPVEGDNWLAPHLAPVFVAGMVGAGVVVASDRVQRLPWGWFAVLAAIPVLVLGVVQGSVWTVDHYFGIDLAIAPAMTMLLAAVATGRPAILVRFLTARPIHSLGSFSYSLYLIHLPLVMAVIRRVAPHFVSSGLPTFWFTLTLALPVSVLAAWLFSQIFEMPFKRNRSWKSMIATSRSQWSGRSATDLRRPYEGNSGQN; this is encoded by the coding sequence ATGGCGAGCGGAGCACAAGTCCGTCGGCAAGTGCTGGGTCTGGATGGTCTGCGCGGCCTGGCGGCACTCTATGTGGTCCTGTTCCACTGCTGGTTGTACACCTTCCCGGGCTATCCAGACAGTTCAGCGCCTCCGTGGCTGGACATGCTGATGTTCGGGCGCCTCGCTGTCGTCTTCTTTCTGGTGCTGTCTGGATTCTCCCTGGCAATCTCCCCGGCGCGTCACGGGTGGCGGTCGGACGGCGTCGCCCAGTTCCTGCGCCGACGCGCTTGGCGCATTCTGCCTCCGTATTGGGCAGCGCTGGCCATGAGCCTGATCATTTCCTGGTTCGTGGTGCCAGCTTCACACTTCGGAGAACCCACCGGCGCGTCAATTGCGGTGTACGGCCTCGTTGCTCAGGACATGTTCGCCGCCCCGACACCGAACGGCGCATTCTGGTCGATCGGGGTGGAGGCCGAACTCTATCTCCTTTTCCCTCTCCTCCTTTTTGTTCGGCGACGGTGGAACGCTACTATTTTGGCCGCATGCGTGACACTTCCGGTGATCGCCGGTGTCCTGATGGCGGCTGACGCGTCCCCTGTGGAGGGCGACAACTGGCTCGCTCCCCATCTCGCTCCCGTGTTCGTTGCAGGCATGGTAGGAGCAGGAGTCGTCGTTGCGTCGGACAGAGTCCAACGCCTGCCCTGGGGATGGTTCGCCGTCCTGGCCGCCATCCCTGTCCTGGTTCTCGGTGTCGTCCAGGGGTCTGTGTGGACGGTGGACCACTATTTCGGGATAGATCTCGCCATCGCTCCCGCCATGACGATGCTGCTTGCCGCGGTTGCCACCGGCAGACCCGCCATCCTCGTACGGTTCCTGACGGCGCGACCCATTCACAGCCTCGGTAGCTTTTCCTACAGCCTCTACTTGATCCATCTGCCGCTCGTCATGGCGGTGATTCGCCGAGTCGCCCCGCATTTTGTGTCGTCCGGCCTGCCCACCTTCTGGTTCACGCTTACGCTGGCCCTCCCGGTTTCGGTGCTTGCGGCATGGCTGTTCTCTCAAATCTTCGAAATGCCCTTCAAGCGAAACAGATCTTGGAAATCCATGATCGCGACGAGCCGTTCCCAATGGTCCGGCAGGAGCGCGACAGACCTCCGACGGCCTTATGAAGGAAATTCTGGCCAGAACTGA
- a CDS encoding DUF6444 domain-containing protein: MSSVALLPSYEEVVALVVELRSELTTARAELAAARARIADLEARLGQNSSNSSKPPSSDGLAKPAPRSLRGKSGRGPGRPKGQPGTTLRQTETPDERSRACVTCWRRWTSLAPC; the protein is encoded by the coding sequence ATGTCCTCAGTCGCACTGCTCCCCAGCTATGAGGAAGTCGTGGCGCTGGTAGTTGAGTTGCGGAGCGAGCTGACCACGGCACGCGCCGAGTTGGCGGCAGCGCGGGCGCGGATCGCGGATCTGGAGGCCCGGCTGGGCCAGAACTCCTCGAACTCCTCGAAGCCGCCGTCCTCGGACGGCCTGGCCAAGCCCGCCCCGAGGTCGCTGCGCGGGAAGTCCGGGCGTGGCCCGGGCCGTCCGAAGGGGCAGCCGGGCACCACGCTGCGGCAGACCGAGACCCCGGATGAGAGATCCCGTGCCTGCGTGACCTGCTGGAGACGCTGGACATCACTGGCGCCGTGCTGA
- a CDS encoding transposase family protein yields MFSYPAGCDVDPELLELVTMVIASCEAGRRCRLRPYDRARCTLVYLRKHDTLEQIAAGFGISTATAWRYVNHTIGQLAEHAPSLTEALTSHHTDGYVLLDGTVAETDRVQAPGHFSGKVRREGVNLQVIAAEEGKLLWMSPALPGGTHDVTAAREHAIVDTCARLDLEILADKGYVGAGGTVITPIKRRPGTELPDKHKTSNKVHAALRAPVERTISRIKQWRIFRHARVSPNRLTSVAAAILTLMIYT; encoded by the coding sequence GTGTTCTCCTATCCTGCCGGATGCGATGTCGATCCGGAGCTCCTGGAGCTGGTCACGATGGTGATCGCGTCCTGTGAAGCCGGCCGGCGCTGCAGACTGCGTCCGTACGACCGGGCCCGGTGCACCCTGGTCTACCTGCGCAAGCACGACACCCTCGAACAGATCGCCGCAGGCTTCGGCATCAGCACGGCCACCGCCTGGCGCTACGTGAACCACACGATCGGGCAACTTGCGGAGCACGCGCCGTCGTTGACCGAGGCGCTCACCAGTCATCACACGGACGGCTACGTGCTGCTGGACGGCACCGTCGCGGAGACCGACCGGGTCCAGGCGCCGGGGCACTTCTCCGGCAAGGTCCGCCGCGAGGGCGTGAATCTGCAGGTCATTGCGGCAGAAGAGGGCAAACTGCTGTGGATGTCACCCGCCCTTCCGGGCGGCACCCACGATGTGACGGCCGCCCGCGAGCACGCCATCGTCGACACCTGCGCGCGACTGGACCTCGAGATCCTCGCGGACAAAGGGTACGTCGGGGCCGGCGGCACTGTGATCACCCCGATCAAACGACGGCCCGGAACCGAACTGCCCGACAAGCACAAGACGTCGAACAAGGTCCACGCCGCACTGCGTGCTCCCGTCGAGCGAACCATCTCCCGGATCAAGCAGTGGCGGATCTTCCGGCATGCCCGCGTCAGTCCGAACAGACTCACGTCAGTAGCTGCCGCGATCCTCACCCTCATGATCTACACGTGA
- a CDS encoding sigma-70 family RNA polymerase sigma factor, translating into MSNDDKRDISSASPEGEELVEVLYREHGNALLRFTVGLCGGDRQRAEDVVQETLLRAWKHSQRLEAMDPAGIRPWLVTVARRLVIDTHRARSARPRETDPAPLELLPGPDEMAQALETMVVSDALDTLTSQHRQALVETYLKGRTLAQAATVLGIPPGTMKSRVYYALHSMRLALQERDERQERPGR; encoded by the coding sequence GTGAGTAATGACGATAAAAGGGATATCTCTTCCGCCTCTCCGGAAGGTGAGGAGCTGGTGGAGGTGTTGTACCGGGAGCACGGGAATGCACTGCTGCGTTTCACGGTCGGTTTGTGCGGCGGGGACCGGCAGCGGGCCGAGGACGTGGTGCAGGAGACCTTGCTGCGGGCATGGAAACACTCCCAGCGGCTCGAGGCCATGGACCCGGCCGGGATCCGACCGTGGCTGGTAACGGTTGCCCGCCGCCTGGTTATCGACACCCACCGGGCCCGCTCGGCCCGCCCCCGCGAAACCGACCCAGCGCCGCTGGAGTTGCTGCCTGGGCCAGACGAGATGGCACAGGCGTTGGAGACCATGGTGGTCTCCGACGCCTTGGACACTCTCACCTCGCAGCACCGGCAGGCCCTGGTGGAGACATACCTCAAGGGCCGCACGCTGGCGCAGGCCGCCACCGTTCTGGGAATCCCGCCCGGAACCATGAAGTCCCGGGTCTATTACGCGCTGCACTCCATGCGCCTAGCCCTTCAGGAACGAGACGAACGACAGGAGAGACCCGGGCGATGA
- a CDS encoding zf-HC2 domain-containing protein has protein sequence MSTSPDHHEVAAYVLGILDAAATDAFEEHLTTCPDCALEATQLSETAERLAALATPVNVSAAQGGALHGQGSLALAERQVPVGAVISGPELLQRTLAATAAERRTTKRRRLVLMAAAAAAIIAGPILALNATPGHQAAPSAAATTLPSLTGQAHTTHNLATGVTATAALQPKTWGTAITLQVSGVKGPQTCRLLAVSTDGHARPIGDWRVSAPSTPKPLTVTAATDLSLDQLDHLEVRTAAGQTLATIST, from the coding sequence ATGAGCACCAGCCCTGACCATCACGAAGTGGCCGCCTACGTCCTGGGCATCCTGGATGCGGCCGCCACCGACGCCTTCGAAGAACACCTCACCACCTGCCCCGACTGCGCCCTGGAAGCCACGCAGCTCAGCGAGACCGCCGAACGGCTCGCAGCCCTGGCCACCCCTGTCAACGTTTCAGCGGCCCAGGGCGGCGCCTTGCACGGCCAGGGCAGTCTGGCGCTGGCCGAACGGCAGGTGCCGGTCGGCGCCGTCATCAGCGGACCGGAACTCCTGCAGCGCACCCTGGCCGCGACCGCGGCCGAGCGTCGCACCACCAAACGGCGACGTCTGGTCCTGATGGCTGCCGCAGCAGCCGCGATCATCGCCGGCCCCATCCTGGCCCTCAACGCCACTCCCGGCCATCAGGCAGCCCCCTCCGCGGCCGCCACCACCCTCCCCTCCCTGACAGGCCAGGCACACACCACACACAACCTGGCCACCGGCGTCACCGCCACCGCCGCCCTCCAGCCCAAGACCTGGGGCACCGCCATCACCCTGCAAGTATCCGGCGTCAAAGGACCCCAGACCTGCCGCCTCCTCGCTGTCAGCACCGACGGCCACGCCCGCCCAATCGGCGACTGGCGCGTATCTGCCCCCAGCACACCCAAGCCCCTGACCGTCACCGCGGCCACCGATCTGTCCCTCGACCAGCTCGACCACCTCGAAGTCCGCACCGCCGCAGGCCAAACCCTCGCCACCATCTCCACCTGA
- a CDS encoding IS256 family transposase: MPVSQNGLSSELLEELAALAAEKVRGEGLRLMGEGGLLPELAQHLMQSALEAEMDQHLADGVGRVGGRGSRSGGNTRNGYRSKKVMTEVGAVTVQIPRDRLGTFQPRLLPKYARRTGALDDLVISLTAKGLTSGEIVSHLAQTYGMTTTKETISTITDKALESMAEWRTRPLDAVYPVVFIDAVHVKIRDGHVANRPIYVAIAVTADGYREILGLWAGDGGEGAKYWQTVLTEIKNRGVRDVLMLVCDGLSALPDAVNAVWPRTVVQTCVVHLLRASLRYASRRDWADVARDLKPVYTAVNEDEARARLTDFDDKWGKRYPSIAGTWERAWSEFVPFLGLPDAIRQVVYTTNAIESLNARYRRAAQACGHFPNETAALKRLYLATLALDPTGRGRQRWNNRWKSALNEFDVLFDGRLTAGRV, from the coding sequence ATGCCGGTGTCGCAGAATGGTCTGTCCAGTGAGCTGCTGGAGGAGCTGGCCGCGCTCGCGGCCGAGAAGGTCCGCGGAGAGGGACTGCGGCTGATGGGCGAGGGCGGCCTGCTGCCCGAGCTCGCTCAGCACCTGATGCAGTCCGCGCTGGAAGCAGAGATGGACCAGCACCTGGCCGACGGGGTCGGCCGCGTCGGCGGGCGCGGGTCGCGCTCGGGCGGCAACACCCGCAACGGCTACCGGAGCAAGAAGGTGATGACGGAGGTCGGCGCCGTCACGGTGCAGATCCCGCGAGACCGTCTGGGCACCTTCCAGCCCCGGCTGCTGCCCAAGTACGCCCGCCGCACTGGTGCGTTGGACGACCTGGTGATCTCGCTGACCGCAAAGGGCCTGACCTCCGGCGAGATCGTCTCCCATCTCGCCCAGACGTACGGGATGACGACAACGAAGGAGACCATCTCCACGATCACCGACAAGGCCCTGGAATCGATGGCGGAATGGCGCACCCGCCCGCTCGACGCGGTCTACCCGGTCGTCTTCATCGATGCCGTGCACGTCAAGATCCGAGACGGTCATGTCGCCAACCGGCCCATCTACGTGGCCATCGCGGTCACCGCCGACGGCTACCGCGAGATCCTCGGCCTGTGGGCCGGCGACGGCGGCGAGGGCGCCAAGTACTGGCAGACGGTGCTCACCGAGATCAAGAACAGAGGCGTCCGTGATGTGCTGATGCTGGTCTGCGACGGGCTCAGCGCCCTGCCCGACGCGGTGAACGCCGTCTGGCCCCGGACTGTGGTGCAGACTTGCGTGGTTCATCTCCTGCGCGCGAGTCTGCGGTATGCCTCACGCCGCGACTGGGCCGACGTCGCACGCGACCTCAAGCCCGTCTACACCGCTGTCAACGAGGACGAGGCCCGGGCACGGCTGACCGACTTCGACGACAAGTGGGGCAAGCGCTATCCGTCGATCGCCGGGACCTGGGAGCGGGCCTGGAGCGAATTCGTGCCCTTCCTCGGTCTGCCCGACGCGATCCGGCAGGTCGTCTACACCACGAACGCGATCGAGTCCCTCAACGCCCGCTACCGGCGCGCGGCCCAGGCCTGCGGACACTTCCCCAACGAGACCGCCGCCTTGAAACGCCTCTACCTCGCCACCCTCGCACTCGACCCCACCGGCCGCGGCCGCCAGCGCTGGAACAACCGCTGGAAAAGCGCTTTGAACGAGTTCGACGTTCTCTTCGACGGCCGCCTTACCGCCGGACGAGTGTAG
- a CDS encoding recombinase family protein, whose product MDLAYCRVSTTAQDLARQIDAMHAAAVAEEHIYVDKRTGANMDREGLTALLAFARPGDRINVLTLDRLGRNMRETLNLVHDLTERGIFLRTLGDKLTVDTSDPGPGTDMAIALLAMFAQMERIYMLERAAGARAAKQARGLPTGRPVKLNATTRAGAAQRIKDGAIPEQVAADLGISRSTLYRELRKHREGTIANQCEKGS is encoded by the coding sequence ATGGATCTCGCATATTGCAGAGTCAGCACCACCGCGCAGGACCTCGCCCGACAGATCGACGCCATGCACGCTGCCGCAGTCGCCGAAGAGCACATCTACGTCGACAAGCGCACCGGCGCGAACATGGACCGCGAGGGCCTGACCGCACTGCTCGCTTTTGCGCGGCCCGGCGACCGGATCAATGTACTCACCCTGGACCGGCTGGGCCGCAACATGCGTGAGACCCTCAACCTCGTTCACGACCTCACCGAACGCGGCATCTTTCTCCGTACCCTCGGCGACAAGCTCACCGTTGACACCAGCGACCCCGGACCCGGCACCGACATGGCCATCGCTCTGCTGGCGATGTTCGCCCAGATGGAACGGATCTACATGCTGGAGCGCGCCGCCGGAGCCCGCGCCGCCAAGCAGGCCCGCGGTCTGCCGACTGGCCGCCCGGTGAAGCTGAACGCCACTACACGCGCCGGAGCGGCCCAGCGAATCAAGGACGGTGCGATCCCCGAACAGGTTGCCGCCGACCTCGGCATCAGCCGCTCCACACTGTACCGAGAACTACGCAAACATCGCGAAGGAACCATCGCGAATCAGTGCGAAAAAGGAAGCTGA
- the ssb gene encoding single-stranded DNA-binding protein, translated as MRNDLPLTVIGNLVDDPELRFTSASVPVARFTVASTPRTFDRDTNSWRDGEPTFLDCSAWRQLAENLAESLTKGARVVVAGRLRTDRWETPEGEKRSRMVMDVDDVGASMTFATVTIARTTRAIAPRETAPDDPWATASRNRPATVPPAQDTATDIPSSDPPF; from the coding sequence ATGCGTAATGACCTTCCGTTGACGGTGATCGGGAACCTCGTTGACGATCCCGAGCTGCGGTTCACCTCCGCCTCAGTACCGGTGGCCCGGTTCACCGTGGCCTCCACTCCCCGTACCTTCGACCGCGACACCAACAGCTGGCGGGACGGCGAACCCACCTTCTTGGACTGCAGCGCGTGGCGCCAACTGGCCGAGAACCTCGCCGAGTCGCTGACCAAGGGCGCGCGCGTGGTGGTCGCCGGCCGGCTGCGGACCGACCGGTGGGAGACCCCTGAGGGCGAGAAGCGCTCCCGTATGGTGATGGACGTCGACGATGTCGGCGCCTCGATGACGTTCGCCACGGTCACCATCGCCCGCACCACGCGCGCCATCGCGCCCCGTGAGACGGCACCCGACGACCCCTGGGCCACCGCGAGCCGCAACCGCCCTGCGACCGTCCCTCCCGCCCAGGACACCGCCACCGATATCCCCTCAAGCGACCCTCCCTTCTGA
- a CDS encoding helix-turn-helix domain-containing protein, which produces MTRKSPARRLVPGPERDRVAAELKARYEAGASIRALAQEADRSYGGVHRLLADAGVTFRSRGGATRGGSAS; this is translated from the coding sequence ATGACCCGCAAGTCTCCGGCCCGCAGGCTGGTACCGGGCCCCGAGCGTGACCGAGTCGCCGCAGAGCTTAAGGCGAGGTACGAGGCGGGCGCCTCGATCCGAGCGCTGGCGCAGGAGGCCGACCGTTCCTACGGCGGGGTGCATCGCCTGCTGGCCGATGCCGGAGTGACTTTCCGCTCACGCGGTGGCGCGACGCGAGGGGGCTCGGCTTCGTAA
- a CDS encoding GNAT family N-acetyltransferase, protein MSPDDHAAVVALIDADWLPGQHHPSRQFPLKPAKRLREAEILVVCNAHGEVAGMVDAGARPADGAGLIVQLHGREDFEIVTALLTVARAHLGQRTLYACTGSATATGIPGLPVEHRTVTARALTAAGFSPASAQRYFLRDLATAPPAPPVYPLADVTPIADPPGWQLKLTDTDGRHIATAILRAPTPETADMAVLWQLAVRHSHRRQGIATRLLGQCLHHAAGHGAHHLTADAPDGDIPAARLLAGAGFLPLDTLTVYQRRL, encoded by the coding sequence ATGAGCCCGGACGATCACGCCGCCGTGGTGGCGCTGATCGACGCCGACTGGCTGCCCGGACAGCATCATCCCAGCCGCCAGTTCCCGCTGAAGCCCGCAAAGCGGCTGCGTGAGGCAGAAATCCTCGTCGTGTGCAACGCTCATGGCGAAGTGGCCGGGATGGTGGATGCGGGAGCGCGGCCTGCCGACGGGGCCGGGCTGATCGTGCAGCTGCACGGCAGGGAGGACTTCGAGATCGTCACCGCGCTCCTGACGGTGGCCCGGGCCCATCTGGGCCAGCGGACGCTGTATGCATGTACCGGCTCGGCCACCGCCACCGGCATCCCCGGCCTGCCCGTCGAGCACCGCACCGTCACCGCCCGCGCCCTGACCGCTGCCGGTTTCTCCCCGGCCTCCGCCCAGCGGTACTTCCTCCGCGACCTCGCCACCGCCCCGCCCGCCCCGCCGGTGTATCCCCTGGCCGACGTCACCCCGATCGCCGACCCGCCGGGCTGGCAGCTGAAACTCACCGACACCGACGGCCGCCACATCGCCACCGCGATCCTGCGCGCCCCCACCCCCGAAACCGCCGACATGGCCGTCCTGTGGCAGCTCGCCGTGCGCCACTCCCACCGCCGCCAGGGCATCGCCACCCGCCTCCTCGGCCAGTGTCTCCACCACGCGGCCGGGCACGGCGCCCACCACCTCACCGCCGATGCTCCCGACGGCGACATCCCCGCCGCACGCCTCCTCGCCGGCGCGGGCTTCCTCCCCCTCGACACCCTCACCGTCTACCAACGACGCCTGTGA
- a CDS encoding IS1182 family transposase, whose protein sequence is MRKIYARKEPPLAVAIRDQLPEVFPDTEFSGAFGARGRPALSPGLLALVTVLQMAENLTDRQAADAARKDLTWKYALGLGLADEGFDASVLSEFRTRVVEHGLEERALDLLLAALKEKGLVKPGGKQRTDSTHVISAVRDMNRLELAGESVRAVLEALAAAAPGWLATVVDVEPWSRRYAARVDSWRLPVTASKRADLAVAFGTDAVTLLEAVYRADVPGWLRELPAVQVLRTVLVQNYQVTDTPRGREVRRRAADEDGLPPARVRLGSPYDTDARWAAKGEDLFWLGYKIHLSETCDDDDGDNRAPNLVTNVATTDATVPDASMTEPIHQTLAGRKLAPGEHYVDSGYPSAALVASSLKDFGTVLISPLLGDCSPQARAGAGYDRAAFAIDFEQQNAVCPQGRTSSSWSPCTQRGTDAVVIKFAKTTCQPCPARGRCTTSKAGYRQLTVLPRQLHELQHTARLAQATRDWQHEYRRRAGVEGTIRQAVAVTGTRRARYRGLARTHLEHVYSAVALNLIRLHAWWNGHPMDRTRTSHLARLELALAA, encoded by the coding sequence GTGCGGAAGATATACGCGCGTAAGGAGCCGCCGCTCGCGGTGGCGATCCGGGACCAGTTGCCCGAGGTGTTCCCGGACACGGAGTTCTCCGGTGCGTTCGGTGCACGGGGCCGACCGGCACTCTCGCCGGGCCTGCTGGCGCTGGTCACGGTGCTGCAGATGGCGGAGAACCTCACCGACCGGCAGGCCGCCGATGCCGCCCGCAAGGACCTCACCTGGAAATACGCGCTCGGGCTCGGCCTGGCGGACGAGGGGTTCGACGCGTCGGTGTTGTCGGAGTTCCGCACCCGGGTGGTCGAGCACGGCCTGGAGGAGCGGGCCTTGGACCTGCTGCTGGCCGCGTTGAAGGAGAAGGGCCTGGTCAAGCCGGGCGGGAAGCAGCGGACAGACTCCACTCACGTGATCAGCGCGGTGCGGGACATGAACCGCCTGGAGTTGGCCGGTGAGAGTGTGCGGGCCGTGCTGGAGGCGCTTGCGGCCGCGGCACCGGGCTGGCTCGCCACGGTCGTGGACGTCGAACCATGGTCCAGGCGTTATGCGGCCCGGGTCGATTCCTGGCGGCTGCCCGTCACCGCGTCCAAGCGCGCCGACCTGGCCGTCGCGTTCGGAACGGATGCGGTCACACTGCTGGAAGCGGTCTACCGCGCCGACGTGCCGGGATGGCTGCGCGAGCTGCCCGCGGTGCAGGTCTTGCGGACCGTACTGGTGCAGAACTACCAGGTCACCGACACCCCCAGAGGACGGGAGGTGCGGCGGCGGGCGGCGGACGAGGACGGTCTCCCGCCGGCCAGAGTCCGTCTCGGCTCTCCGTACGACACCGACGCCCGCTGGGCGGCCAAGGGCGAGGACTTGTTCTGGCTGGGATACAAGATCCACCTGTCCGAGACCTGTGACGACGATGATGGCGACAACCGCGCCCCGAACCTGGTCACGAACGTGGCCACGACCGATGCCACCGTGCCGGACGCGTCGATGACCGAGCCGATCCACCAGACCCTGGCCGGCCGGAAACTGGCTCCGGGCGAGCACTACGTCGACTCCGGCTATCCCTCCGCGGCGCTTGTCGCCTCCTCGCTCAAGGACTTCGGCACCGTGCTGATCAGCCCGCTGTTGGGCGACTGCTCGCCCCAGGCCAGAGCCGGTGCCGGCTACGACCGGGCCGCGTTCGCCATCGACTTCGAACAGCAGAACGCCGTCTGCCCGCAGGGCCGCACCAGCTCGTCCTGGAGCCCCTGCACCCAGCGCGGCACCGACGCCGTGGTCATCAAGTTCGCCAAGACCACCTGCCAGCCGTGCCCGGCCCGGGGCCGGTGCACCACCTCGAAGGCCGGATACCGGCAGCTCACCGTCCTGCCCCGCCAACTCCACGAGCTCCAGCACACCGCCCGCCTCGCCCAGGCCACCCGTGACTGGCAGCACGAATACCGACGACGAGCAGGCGTCGAGGGCACCATCCGCCAGGCCGTCGCGGTCACCGGCACCCGCCGTGCCCGCTACCGCGGCCTGGCCCGGACGCACCTCGAGCACGTCTACTCGGCCGTCGCTCTCAACCTCATCCGACTCCACGCCTGGTGGAACGGCCACCCCATGGACCGGACCAGGACCAGCCACCTCGCCCGCCTCGAACTCGCCCTCGCGGCTTGA